The proteins below come from a single Halostagnicola larsenii XH-48 genomic window:
- a CDS encoding type II toxin-antitoxin system PemK/MazF family toxin: protein MTPGRGTIVLADDPFKGDDASRPWLIIGTDETPFHGEQYIALTLSTKTWHDERVPIDGDDIIDGGLPKDSSILPWAVVSVEATRIDRELGTLDETLVDTVVRQLGSYVGLERR from the coding sequence ATGACTCCCGGCCGAGGAACCATCGTTCTCGCGGACGATCCGTTCAAGGGCGACGATGCGAGCCGGCCCTGGCTGATAATCGGTACGGACGAGACACCCTTTCACGGCGAGCAATACATCGCACTCACGCTCTCGACGAAAACGTGGCACGACGAGCGCGTTCCGATCGATGGCGACGATATCATCGATGGTGGCCTGCCGAAAGACAGCTCGATTCTCCCGTGGGCGGTCGTATCAGTCGAAGCAACTCGAATCGATCGCGAGCTCGGCACACTCGACGAAACGCTCGTCGACACTGTCGTCAGACAGCTCGGTTCGTACGTCGGTCTCGAGCGACGCTGA
- a CDS encoding 2,3,4,5-tetrahydropyridine-2,6-dicarboxylate N-succinyltransferase, whose translation MSALETEIDELWERKQSGDVDAQSAGEDEHATLEAFLSALEDGEIRAAEKRNGEWEANEWVKQGILLNFGLRENAAFEYGGVEHYDVLPLRETEDLGERGTRNTPDGTTIRRGAYLGEDCIMMSPSFVNIGAHVGDGALVDSCDTVGSCAQIGENVKLGANTLIGGVLEPVESAPVIVEDGVSLGAGCRVTSGFVVGEDSVVGENTLLTPRIPVYDLVEEEVLYGELPAERRAFTRFVESSVSDHDLFEGGAYKPAVVATGLETETLEATEREDALRE comes from the coding sequence ATGAGTGCGCTCGAGACCGAGATCGACGAACTGTGGGAGCGAAAGCAAAGCGGCGACGTCGACGCGCAGTCGGCCGGCGAGGACGAACACGCGACCCTCGAGGCGTTCCTCTCCGCGCTCGAAGACGGGGAGATCCGCGCCGCCGAAAAGCGAAACGGCGAGTGGGAGGCGAACGAGTGGGTCAAACAGGGAATTCTGCTGAACTTCGGCCTTCGCGAGAACGCGGCCTTCGAGTACGGCGGCGTCGAGCACTACGACGTCCTCCCGCTGCGCGAAACCGAGGACCTGGGCGAGCGCGGCACCCGCAACACGCCCGACGGGACGACCATCCGTCGGGGCGCGTATCTCGGCGAAGACTGCATCATGATGAGCCCGAGTTTCGTCAACATCGGAGCCCACGTCGGCGACGGCGCGCTCGTCGACTCCTGTGACACCGTCGGCTCGTGCGCCCAGATCGGCGAGAACGTCAAACTCGGCGCGAACACCCTCATCGGCGGCGTACTCGAGCCCGTCGAGAGCGCGCCGGTCATCGTCGAGGACGGCGTCTCGCTGGGTGCCGGCTGTCGCGTCACGAGCGGGTTCGTCGTCGGCGAAGACAGCGTCGTCGGCGAGAACACGCTCTTGACGCCTCGTATTCCCGTCTACGATCTCGTCGAGGAGGAGGTACTGTACGGCGAACTGCCCGCCGAGCGACGCGCGTTCACGCGGTTCGTCGAGTCCTCGGTCAGCGACCACGACCTCTTCGAGGGCGGCGCGTACAAGCCAGCCGTCGTCGCGACGGGTCTCGAGACCGAGACGCTCGAGGCGACCGAGCGCGAGGACGCGCTGCGGGAGTAA
- the dapB gene encoding 4-hydroxy-tetrahydrodipicolinate reductase, whose translation MTVRVGVTGATGRMGEEVIAAVADRDDVEVVFAVNRDPDGENVRGVDLESADAFEDLVVEREPAAVIDFTGPESALEYARACADAGVPFVTGTTGFDDDQREALEAAGEAIPLLRAPNFARGVQALVNIVGDAVQDLAGYDVELVETHHNGKRDAPSGTANRLLSEIEANGDFSGRKHGREGFDPREDDEIGVHVLRAGNVTGEHEILIANNHEEVRLTHRAEDRGVFAAGAVDAAVWLAERDPGSYDFADVLAH comes from the coding sequence ATGACGGTTCGGGTCGGCGTCACCGGAGCCACGGGCCGGATGGGCGAGGAAGTGATCGCCGCGGTTGCCGACCGGGATGACGTCGAGGTCGTCTTCGCGGTCAACCGCGATCCGGACGGCGAAAACGTACGAGGCGTCGACCTCGAGTCCGCCGATGCGTTCGAGGACCTCGTTGTCGAGCGCGAACCGGCGGCCGTGATCGACTTTACCGGCCCCGAGTCCGCGCTCGAGTACGCGCGGGCCTGTGCCGACGCGGGCGTTCCATTTGTGACGGGGACGACCGGCTTCGACGACGACCAGCGGGAAGCGCTCGAGGCCGCCGGCGAGGCGATTCCACTTTTGCGCGCGCCGAACTTCGCCCGCGGCGTGCAAGCACTCGTGAATATCGTCGGCGACGCCGTGCAGGATCTGGCGGGCTACGACGTCGAACTCGTCGAGACCCACCACAACGGGAAGCGCGACGCCCCGAGCGGGACTGCGAACCGACTGCTCTCCGAGATCGAAGCGAACGGGGACTTTTCGGGACGTAAACACGGCCGCGAGGGATTCGACCCCCGCGAGGACGACGAGATCGGCGTCCACGTTCTCCGGGCGGGCAACGTGACCGGCGAGCACGAGATCCTCATCGCGAACAACCACGAGGAAGTTCGGCTGACCCATCGGGCCGAGGACCGCGGCGTCTTCGCCGCCGGCGCGGTCGACGCGGCGGTGTGGCTCGCCGAGCGCGACCCCGGCAGCTACGACTTCGCGGACGTGCTGGCTCACTGA
- the dapA gene encoding 4-hydroxy-tetrahydrodipicolinate synthase, whose protein sequence is MTDDIDFTGVFPAMCTPFDEDERIDFKTLQTDAQRLERAGVDGLVPVGSTGESATLTHEEHVQVVDAVIDAVSDVPVIAGTGSNNTREALELSERAADAGADGLLLISPYYNKPEQRGLVEHYRTIADAVDVPQIVYNVPSRTGRSIEPDTAVSLATHENIAGYKAASGDLGLIGEIAERTTDEDFAVLSGDDALTLPMLSVGATGAISVAANIEPERTCAMVGAALDGDFTRARTLHHELGPLFRELFVETNPIPVKEAMQIRGYGPARMRPPLSRLAAEYRDDLEAVLADLEENSAAVADAGAEGDR, encoded by the coding sequence ATGACGGACGATATCGACTTCACGGGCGTCTTTCCGGCAATGTGTACGCCCTTCGACGAGGACGAACGAATCGACTTCAAAACCTTACAGACCGACGCACAGCGACTCGAGCGCGCGGGCGTCGACGGGCTGGTTCCCGTCGGCTCGACGGGCGAATCCGCGACGCTGACCCACGAGGAACATGTTCAGGTCGTCGACGCGGTCATCGACGCCGTCTCCGACGTGCCGGTCATCGCGGGCACCGGATCGAACAACACCCGCGAAGCGCTCGAGCTCTCCGAACGCGCCGCCGACGCCGGCGCTGACGGCCTGCTTCTCATTTCGCCGTACTACAACAAGCCCGAGCAGCGCGGCCTGGTCGAACACTATCGGACGATCGCCGACGCCGTCGACGTACCCCAGATCGTCTACAACGTCCCCTCGCGAACGGGCCGATCCATCGAGCCTGACACGGCCGTCTCCCTCGCGACCCACGAGAACATCGCCGGATACAAGGCCGCAAGCGGCGACCTCGGCCTGATCGGTGAAATCGCCGAACGGACGACCGACGAGGACTTCGCCGTGCTTTCGGGCGACGATGCGCTCACGCTGCCGATGCTCTCCGTCGGGGCGACGGGGGCGATCAGCGTCGCGGCGAACATCGAACCCGAGCGAACCTGCGCGATGGTCGGCGCGGCGCTGGACGGCGACTTCACACGCGCTCGCACGCTTCACCACGAACTCGGGCCGCTGTTTCGCGAACTGTTCGTCGAGACTAACCCGATCCCGGTCAAGGAGGCCATGCAGATCCGCGGCTACGGCCCGGCCCGCATGCGTCCGCCGCTCTCCCGACTGGCCGCCGAGTACCGCGACGACCTTGAGGCGGTCCTCGCCGATCTCGAGGAAAATTCCGCGGCGGTCGCCGACGCGGGAGCGGAGGGTGATCGATGA
- a CDS encoding M48 family metallopeptidase has translation MTDFGLKVRMAVVGTILFALYLGAGTVLSEMLRLPLVPVLLVGIIVVPAIQYKLGKWMALRGAEEMPEDGQYQQVHQMTESLSRDMGIDKPKLMVMDMGVPNAFAVGRKGAGVVCISTELMHLLERDELEGVIAHELAHIKNRDVITMVVGQSIGMLVGYVAYFAVLMGGERNIGTWILAMVASSLANMLVMIFVMAISRYREYVADDDARQVIGSGDPLARALEKISQGAQGQESKLDDSMSALCILNSDRSIMEKIFSTHPPTEKRIEKLRY, from the coding sequence ATGACAGACTTCGGACTAAAAGTGCGGATGGCGGTCGTGGGTACCATCCTGTTCGCACTGTATCTCGGTGCAGGAACAGTGCTGTCGGAAATGCTGAGACTGCCGTTGGTCCCCGTCTTACTCGTCGGAATCATCGTTGTTCCGGCGATTCAGTACAAACTCGGGAAGTGGATGGCGCTCAGGGGTGCAGAGGAGATGCCCGAAGACGGCCAGTATCAGCAGGTCCACCAGATGACCGAATCGCTGTCGCGCGATATGGGGATTGACAAGCCCAAACTGATGGTCATGGATATGGGCGTCCCGAACGCGTTCGCCGTCGGCCGAAAGGGTGCCGGCGTCGTTTGCATCTCGACTGAACTCATGCACCTGCTCGAGCGCGACGAGCTCGAGGGCGTCATCGCCCACGAACTCGCCCACATCAAGAACCGCGACGTGATCACGATGGTCGTGGGCCAGTCCATCGGGATGCTCGTCGGCTACGTCGCCTACTTCGCGGTGCTGATGGGTGGCGAGCGAAATATCGGGACTTGGATCCTCGCCATGGTTGCGTCGTCGCTCGCGAACATGCTCGTGATGATCTTCGTGATGGCGATCTCGCGGTACCGCGAGTACGTCGCCGACGACGATGCGCGACAGGTGATCGGTAGCGGCGATCCGCTCGCGCGGGCACTCGAGAAGATCTCTCAGGGTGCACAGGGACAGGAGTCGAAGTTAGACGATAGCATGAGCGCGCTCTGTATCCTCAACTCCGATCGAAGCATCATGGAAAAGATCTTCTCGACGCACCCGCCGACCGAAAAGCGCATCGAGAAACTCCGATATTAA
- a CDS encoding LabA-like NYN domain-containing protein, which produces MTDIHPGQRVAVLVDAQNLYHTAQSMHSRNIDYSSLLEKAVQDRQLTRAIAYVIRADSPEEGSFFDALVDIGFETKIKDIKRFSDGTKKADWDVGMSLDAVTLANHIDTLVLCTGDGDFSRLCSHLRHEGVRVEVMAFESSTSEDLIDAADTFLDLGERHETFLL; this is translated from the coding sequence ATGACAGATATTCATCCGGGTCAGCGCGTCGCCGTCCTCGTCGACGCCCAGAATCTCTATCATACGGCTCAGAGCATGCACAGCCGTAACATCGACTACTCGTCGCTGCTCGAGAAGGCGGTCCAGGACCGACAGCTCACCCGCGCCATCGCGTACGTCATCCGTGCGGATTCGCCCGAGGAAGGTTCCTTCTTCGACGCGCTCGTCGACATCGGCTTCGAGACCAAGATCAAAGACATCAAGCGCTTTTCCGACGGCACCAAAAAGGCCGACTGGGATGTCGGGATGAGCCTCGACGCGGTGACGCTCGCGAATCACATCGACACGCTGGTTCTCTGTACCGGCGACGGCGACTTCTCCCGACTCTGTTCGCACCTCCGTCACGAAGGCGTCCGCGTGGAAGTGATGGCGTTCGAATCGTCGACGTCCGAAGACCTCATCGATGCCGCAGATACGTTCCTCGACCTCGGGGAACGCCACGAAACGTTCCTACTGTGA
- a CDS encoding PUA domain-containing protein: protein MSERADGRTGIANLRTVADYQFGAGAGEALFPTDASLTIKRTASGRPQQVLSETDRIVSFGTDGRFTLGVEGGRRLASVLESPAYRVIVDDESEPFVRDGKNVFAKFVLEADEAIRPGDEVVVVHERGDVIAVGRAELDAEAIRDFATGMAVQVRSGVPAGESH, encoded by the coding sequence ATGAGCGAACGAGCAGACGGCCGAACCGGAATCGCGAACCTCCGGACGGTCGCCGACTATCAGTTCGGGGCGGGCGCTGGCGAGGCGCTGTTCCCGACGGACGCGTCGCTGACGATCAAACGGACCGCTTCCGGTCGGCCCCAGCAGGTGCTCTCCGAAACCGATCGGATCGTCTCGTTCGGAACCGACGGGCGGTTCACCCTCGGCGTCGAGGGTGGGCGACGGCTGGCCTCGGTGCTCGAGTCGCCGGCCTACCGCGTCATCGTCGACGACGAAAGCGAACCGTTCGTCCGCGACGGGAAAAACGTGTTTGCAAAGTTCGTTCTCGAGGCCGACGAGGCGATCAGGCCGGGCGACGAGGTCGTCGTCGTTCACGAGCGGGGAGACGTGATCGCCGTCGGCCGCGCGGAACTCGACGCCGAGGCGATTCGTGATTTCGCGACAGGAATGGCCGTACAGGTTCGATCCGGCGTCCCGGCCGGCGAGTCGCACTGA
- a CDS encoding nascent polypeptide-associated complex protein has product MFGGGGGGLNPRKMEQMMKQMGIDVDDIDAEEVIIRTADHDLVFTDPEVTKMDARGQETYQVIGTPEERDSGSAGELEAGESDDDSAGGVDEDDVDLVVTRTGASEEEARQALEDNDGDLAATVAELE; this is encoded by the coding sequence ATGTTTGGAGGAGGAGGCGGCGGACTCAATCCGCGCAAGATGGAACAGATGATGAAGCAGATGGGGATCGACGTCGACGATATCGACGCCGAAGAGGTCATCATCCGTACGGCAGACCACGACCTAGTCTTTACCGACCCGGAAGTGACGAAAATGGACGCTCGAGGTCAGGAGACCTACCAGGTCATCGGAACGCCGGAGGAACGCGACTCGGGCTCGGCGGGCGAACTCGAAGCTGGCGAAAGCGACGACGATTCGGCAGGCGGCGTCGACGAAGACGACGTCGACCTCGTCGTGACACGAACCGGCGCGAGCGAGGAGGAGGCCCGACAGGCGCTCGAGGACAACGACGGCGATCTCGCGGCGACGGTCGCGGAACTCGAGTGA
- a CDS encoding methyltransferase domain-containing protein, whose amino-acid sequence MTVPVLLVHEDREYLVEPGEEFGTDLGVLDVPEDIDAGTTLETHLGTEFRVRRLRGPDLFHHFERTGAPMVPRDIGLIIGETGISVGDRVLDAGTGTGVLAALVARAGASVVTYEQDPEFADVARENMVLGGIEEQVDVRAGDVTADLESLCEEAFDVLTLDTGDAPEIVASAPDLLVEGGFLAVYSPFVESTRDVVEAAREAGLSNVRTRDTIQREMDFDERGSRPSTAPVGHTGYLTIARND is encoded by the coding sequence GTGACCGTCCCCGTCTTGCTCGTTCACGAGGATCGCGAATATCTCGTCGAACCCGGCGAAGAGTTCGGAACCGACCTCGGCGTGCTCGACGTTCCGGAGGACATCGATGCCGGAACGACGCTGGAGACGCATCTCGGCACGGAGTTTCGCGTTCGACGGCTCCGCGGTCCGGATCTGTTTCACCACTTCGAACGGACCGGCGCGCCGATGGTCCCGCGAGATATCGGACTGATAATCGGCGAAACCGGGATTTCGGTCGGCGATCGGGTGCTCGACGCCGGGACCGGCACCGGCGTGCTCGCCGCACTCGTCGCCCGGGCCGGCGCTTCCGTCGTGACCTACGAACAGGATCCCGAATTCGCCGACGTCGCGCGCGAGAATATGGTTCTCGGCGGCATCGAGGAGCAGGTCGACGTTCGCGCGGGCGACGTGACCGCCGACCTCGAGTCGCTGTGCGAGGAGGCGTTCGACGTTCTCACGCTCGATACCGGGGATGCGCCCGAGATCGTGGCGTCCGCACCCGACCTCCTCGTCGAGGGCGGATTTCTGGCGGTCTACAGCCCGTTCGTCGAATCGACTCGAGACGTCGTCGAGGCCGCTCGCGAGGCGGGGCTCTCGAACGTTCGGACTCGAGATACGATCCAGCGGGAGATGGATTTCGACGAGCGCGGATCCCGGCCGTCGACGGCACCGGTCGGACACACCGGCTATCTTACGATCGCTCGTAACGATTAG
- a CDS encoding transcription factor S yields the protein MEFCDECGSMMKAEDGTWVCGSCDFTKPKGDAAAYTVTEDQEASEVIESSGETSLPETDALCPECGHDRAYWYMKQIRSADESETRFFICSECEHKWREDDN from the coding sequence ATGGAGTTCTGCGACGAATGCGGTTCGATGATGAAAGCCGAGGACGGAACGTGGGTCTGTGGCAGCTGTGACTTTACCAAGCCGAAAGGCGACGCCGCAGCGTACACCGTAACCGAAGACCAGGAAGCGAGCGAGGTAATCGAATCCTCCGGCGAAACGTCGCTGCCCGAGACCGATGCGCTCTGTCCCGAATGCGGCCACGACCGGGCGTACTGGTACATGAAACAGATCCGCTCTGCGGACGAATCTGAGACACGATTTTTCATCTGCTCGGAGTGTGAACACAAGTGGCGCGAGGACGATAACTGA
- a CDS encoding MFS transporter, translating into MERSLRRLRAAFAVDRRVLTLAFARMADGIGNSFLIVVIPLYVTSDVVTGATFGLSESVIIGGILSLFGFLNSSFQPFTGRLSDRTGRRKTFILIGLAGLATTNLAYVVADTYRSLVLIRGLQGLSVAFIIPASIALVNELATTTDRGGNMGVYNTFRLVGFGAGPVAAGAVVNAGPYTIPALGDFPLGGLSINGFDAAFFVASITATISYVLVTILITDPESTRENAGADLSIDIRDASGAKFFDPIFTLGVATLFLATTIGLFATIQPQINDHLEQGSTWFGLQFAAFIVAQVLLQTPVGRACDRYGRRPFIVFGMVFLIPTTLVQGFIGSSEMMFLARLLQGVAGAMVFAPSLALAGDLAGAGESGSKLSVLTMAFGFGIAVGPLASGLLIGYGFRWPFVFGAVIAALGALLVFTQVEETLETAASVPGIGG; encoded by the coding sequence ATGGAGCGATCCCTTCGTCGACTCCGTGCAGCGTTTGCCGTCGACAGACGGGTACTGACGCTCGCGTTCGCTCGAATGGCCGACGGCATCGGCAACTCCTTTCTGATCGTCGTTATTCCGCTGTACGTGACCAGCGACGTGGTAACCGGGGCGACGTTTGGACTTTCAGAGTCGGTCATAATCGGTGGGATCCTCTCGCTGTTTGGCTTTCTCAACAGTAGTTTCCAGCCGTTTACGGGACGGCTGTCCGACCGAACGGGAAGACGGAAGACGTTTATTCTGATCGGACTGGCCGGGCTGGCGACCACCAATCTCGCGTACGTCGTCGCCGACACCTACCGGTCGTTGGTCCTCATCCGCGGCTTGCAGGGACTGAGCGTCGCGTTCATCATACCGGCGTCGATCGCGCTCGTAAACGAACTCGCGACGACGACGGACCGCGGCGGGAATATGGGCGTCTACAACACCTTTCGGTTGGTCGGATTCGGTGCCGGACCGGTCGCCGCAGGTGCGGTGGTTAACGCCGGTCCGTATACCATCCCGGCGCTTGGCGACTTTCCACTCGGCGGTCTCTCGATCAACGGCTTCGACGCGGCGTTTTTCGTCGCGTCGATCACTGCGACGATCAGCTACGTTCTCGTGACGATCCTGATCACCGATCCGGAATCGACCCGGGAGAACGCGGGGGCGGATCTCTCGATCGATATCCGGGACGCATCTGGGGCGAAATTCTTCGATCCCATCTTCACGCTCGGGGTGGCGACGCTCTTTCTGGCGACCACGATCGGGCTCTTCGCGACGATTCAACCCCAGATCAACGACCACTTAGAGCAGGGTTCGACGTGGTTCGGGCTTCAGTTCGCCGCGTTCATCGTCGCGCAAGTGCTCCTCCAGACGCCGGTCGGTCGCGCCTGCGACCGGTACGGCCGGCGACCGTTCATCGTCTTCGGGATGGTGTTTCTCATCCCGACGACCCTCGTGCAGGGGTTCATCGGCTCCTCCGAGATGATGTTTCTCGCGCGATTACTGCAGGGCGTCGCGGGTGCGATGGTGTTCGCCCCTTCGCTGGCGCTCGCCGGTGACCTCGCCGGTGCCGGCGAGTCGGGCTCGAAATTATCGGTGCTGACGATGGCCTTTGGCTTCGGCATCGCGGTCGGGCCGCTCGCCTCGGGGCTCCTGATCGGATACGGATTCCGATGGCCGTTCGTTTTCGGCGCGGTGATCGCCGCACTGGGCGCGCTATTGGTGTTCACGCAGGTAGAGGAGACTCTCGAGACGGCGGCCAGCGTTCCCGGTATCGGCGGGTAA
- a CDS encoding DUF5797 family protein: MTLSEEARDRLADVVELQPTKNAELQERWGVESGSEVHQILENELGEYYFRDDNSLIRATEEAAELVDVEPGVVNDPDDEGGPSAIRVPELHAQIVEVLAGPDEESESVVSVLHKLRDAYDVDPESEDVRSALQSLRRKDVVEVEYRTVPTFRLAVDRDDLEVAISDSN, from the coding sequence ATGACGCTCTCGGAGGAGGCGCGAGATCGATTGGCCGACGTGGTGGAGCTACAGCCGACGAAGAATGCAGAACTACAGGAACGGTGGGGGGTCGAAAGCGGAAGCGAAGTTCACCAGATCCTCGAGAACGAACTGGGTGAGTACTACTTTCGCGACGACAACAGCCTGATCCGCGCGACCGAGGAAGCTGCGGAGCTGGTCGACGTCGAACCCGGTGTGGTCAACGACCCCGACGACGAGGGCGGCCCCTCGGCGATTCGCGTGCCGGAGTTACACGCACAGATCGTCGAGGTACTCGCCGGGCCGGACGAGGAATCGGAAAGCGTGGTTTCGGTCCTCCACAAGCTTCGAGACGCCTACGACGTCGATCCGGAGAGCGAGGATGTTCGATCCGCCCTCCAGAGTCTTCGCCGGAAGGACGTCGTCGAGGTCGAGTACCGGACGGTGCCGACGTTTCGCCTCGCCGTCGACCGCGACGACTTAGAGGTCGCTATTTCGGACTCGAACTGA
- a CDS encoding DUF5787 family protein translates to MSLHGGSEFGFELACCRWAERQWPLEETDRSVVVARQLGTKRRRWDTIVLECDPEGLRRRALFGPERLNGDLLHVVRNAPAEWEYYRDGLPHPGYPWRYVRESIHEADNRGILETRRDGNRIEIRQKWPYPDWLERVVAIENKPDLDASAARMLGPQLEYDVAMALADEVWVATRRTGERVEPALFEDLPVEAGILALDPDELEAEVAWHPLTLSVENRGTRILERPSGSGRDASAARFEYVDPDEKASRRLAIAERAYERGWRSFAETMRPDCKAFELRSQNQLLPYCRAKNCLPTAAECSGSCPAFEPEPPAWRTRGWPIEGGPGKRLKHLLEKRRRRHRPGLRAEE, encoded by the coding sequence GTGAGTCTCCACGGCGGTTCCGAATTCGGGTTCGAACTCGCCTGTTGTCGCTGGGCCGAACGCCAGTGGCCGCTCGAGGAGACCGATCGGTCGGTCGTCGTCGCCCGCCAACTCGGTACGAAGCGGCGGCGGTGGGATACCATCGTCCTCGAGTGTGACCCCGAGGGACTCAGACGGCGGGCGCTTTTCGGCCCGGAACGGCTGAACGGCGACCTGCTGCACGTCGTCCGAAACGCACCTGCGGAGTGGGAATACTACCGGGATGGACTTCCCCACCCCGGCTACCCCTGGCGGTACGTCCGCGAGTCGATCCACGAGGCCGACAATCGGGGAATCCTCGAGACCCGCCGCGACGGCAATCGCATCGAGATCCGGCAGAAGTGGCCCTACCCGGACTGGCTCGAGCGCGTCGTCGCGATCGAGAACAAACCGGATCTCGACGCCAGCGCCGCCCGGATGCTCGGTCCCCAACTCGAGTACGACGTGGCGATGGCGCTCGCGGACGAGGTCTGGGTCGCGACCCGCCGAACGGGCGAACGCGTCGAGCCCGCGCTTTTCGAGGACCTGCCGGTCGAAGCGGGAATCCTCGCGCTCGATCCCGACGAACTCGAGGCCGAAGTCGCGTGGCATCCGCTGACGCTCTCGGTCGAGAATCGGGGGACGCGGATCCTCGAGCGACCGAGCGGAAGCGGGCGAGACGCGTCGGCGGCCCGCTTCGAGTACGTCGATCCCGACGAGAAGGCGAGTCGACGCCTCGCCATCGCAGAACGCGCCTACGAGCGCGGCTGGCGCTCGTTCGCCGAAACGATGCGCCCCGATTGCAAGGCCTTCGAACTGCGCTCGCAGAACCAGTTGCTGCCCTACTGTCGAGCCAAAAACTGTCTGCCGACCGCCGCGGAGTGTTCTGGCTCGTGTCCTGCTTTCGAACCGGAACCGCCCGCCTGGCGAACCCGCGGGTGGCCGATCGAAGGTGGCCCCGGGAAACGCCTCAAACACCTGCTCGAGAAACGGCGACGACGACACAGACCGGGATTACGCGCGGAGGAATAG
- a CDS encoding zinc ribbon domain-containing protein, giving the protein MPFDERDEPAATAGPDEQYCSSCGEIIKREAEICPHCGVRQQQPQQKNPGLAAVLSVFFTGVGQIYNGQVGKGLALMLIQFVNLLLVFALIGIFTGFIVWVYAIYDAYSVAEKINRGEIEP; this is encoded by the coding sequence ATGCCATTCGACGAGCGAGACGAACCCGCCGCGACGGCTGGCCCCGACGAGCAGTACTGCTCGAGTTGCGGCGAGATCATAAAGCGAGAAGCCGAAATCTGCCCGCATTGTGGTGTGAGACAACAGCAGCCACAGCAGAAGAACCCAGGACTCGCGGCCGTCCTCTCGGTGTTTTTCACCGGTGTCGGACAGATCTACAACGGGCAGGTCGGAAAAGGATTAGCGCTTATGCTGATCCAGTTCGTCAACCTTCTACTAGTCTTTGCACTCATCGGTATCTTCACTGGCTTCATCGTTTGGGTCTACGCCATCTACGACGCCTACTCGGTCGCCGAGAAGATCAACCGGGGAGAGATCGAGCCGTAA
- a CDS encoding bis(5'-nucleosyl)-tetraphosphatase codes for MAVEATSAGAILFRDTRGRREYLLLKSRPGDWEFPKGGVEGDEELQQTAIREVKEEAGIEQFRLLDGFREDYSYVFEANGTTIHKTVHLFIAKSFEASAELSSEHRDLQWRDYEQAVNTVTQDGPREIFEQAHDYLDVLEAEDEI; via the coding sequence ATGGCAGTCGAAGCTACGAGCGCAGGCGCGATCCTCTTCCGCGACACGCGGGGCCGGCGCGAGTATCTTCTACTCAAGAGCCGCCCAGGCGACTGGGAGTTTCCCAAGGGCGGTGTCGAAGGAGACGAAGAACTTCAGCAGACGGCTATCCGCGAAGTAAAGGAAGAGGCAGGTATAGAACAGTTTAGACTACTCGACGGCTTTCGCGAGGACTACAGTTACGTCTTCGAGGCGAACGGGACGACGATCCACAAGACCGTTCATCTCTTCATCGCGAAATCGTTCGAAGCGAGCGCGGAACTCTCGAGCGAGCATCGAGACCTGCAGTGGCGCGACTACGAGCAGGCGGTCAACACCGTCACGCAGGACGGGCCGCGAGAGATCTTCGAACAGGCCCACGACTACCTCGACGTACTCGAAGCCGAAGACGAGATTTAA
- a CDS encoding uS10/mL48 family ribosomal protein → MTFVTRLTLQSGDRAALDGLVEDIKETAERKGAALKGPHSHPPERLTVPQHCRLHADDERRFSSWEYTVFTRELEIHGHDNLARNIASQNFPDSIHIEAEVEQIHDMGT, encoded by the coding sequence ATGACCTTCGTAACCCGTCTCACGCTCCAGAGTGGTGATAGAGCCGCCCTCGACGGTCTCGTCGAGGATATCAAAGAAACCGCCGAACGCAAAGGGGCGGCGCTGAAGGGGCCTCACTCGCATCCGCCAGAACGGCTCACGGTCCCCCAGCACTGCCGACTCCACGCCGACGACGAACGTCGCTTTTCCTCGTGGGAGTATACGGTATTCACGCGCGAACTCGAGATCCACGGCCACGATAACCTCGCGCGGAATATCGCCTCCCAGAACTTCCCGGATTCGATCCACATCGAGGCAGAAGTCGAACAGATTCACGACATGGGAACGTAG